The Plasmodium gaboni strain SY75 chromosome 9, whole genome shotgun sequence DNA segment tttttaaatatatatgtatatatataaatatattttacaaaatatattaatttaatattatattaatgttattttaattgcataaaatacaatatatatatatatatatatatatatatatatatatagcattatataaatttcttttatttgTCTATATCTCTTAATAaaccaaaaaaatattacaataaacatatatataactataatttatttcaattatatgtattaaataaaataacaagtacatgataaaatatgtaaatttGTTCATTGTTTTCTTTAtacttataatatttgaaatatattataattcatgaggatattatatatttatttaaaacaaaaacaattgataattataagaataaatacaaatatagttattaaattttttagATAAAGCAAATTATGTAAAACTAAAATAAGttacaaaaaaaaggaataaCGTTTAgtaaaataatacaaatttgtatttattcattttaaaaatatattacacagcaaaaagaaattaagtatatatatattattatatatttttaaaaataaacataatatattaaaacaaattattGTTGTTAAATAAATTTCTTTTACGTTAACGTATAATTTAATCACGAAAatacttttaaaaaaatatataagatttacttaaaataaaaattctttatttGTTAAATTAGGCTCTagtattttatttatagCATTTTCATCATCCTTAGGCCACAGCCAAACAACAAGTAATACAACTACTACAACtgtaataattattaacAATATAAACACTCCATACATACCAGCAGACATTATCGCATATGTAGCACAAACCATACTAATACCATCCACATATTGTAAAAGTAAAACAATAGCGTTAAAAATAGCAACAAACATACTTTCTACTGCACATATACCTAACAATTCTAAAAAGTTACCAAGACCTTTCCAGAAACTTGTTccattaaatataatttcgtataatttattttttatttcattcTTTTTTCCAATCAAATTAAATGAATCGTTCATTTCATagtatttattataattaccaatgaataaataatatgcTCTCATTTTACTCCTCACAACT contains these protein-coding regions:
- a CDS encoding exported protein (hyp5), giving the protein MLFPSFKLFIFILVLNIILGFNKKNNFINIFVKNNNNKPFLIRINKSLAEYIKNEKRNYERTEFDLLYKELVEEKLKNYQKLMDLRKKDKNYEKKRRRDKKWQDKVVRSKMRAYYLFIGNYNKYYEMNDSFNLIGKKNEIKNKLYEIIFNGTSFWKGLGNFLELLGICAVESMFVAIFNAIVLLLQYVDGISMVCATYAIMSAGMYGVFILLIIITVVVVVLLVVWLWPKDDENAINKILEPNLTNKEFLF